A genomic segment from Lutzomyia longipalpis isolate SR_M1_2022 chromosome 3, ASM2433408v1 encodes:
- the LOC129794053 gene encoding uncharacterized protein LOC129794053 isoform X2, whose product MLVVILYSVLLAPNGKRNHYPLTKQHLWNTNGQKQGGPIQELKLHAPGQLINEYPAYIAYHQTPTIVKVLTFKDEQTLGKLYAFDGEQLLPGSDMQNLVTVANASSTTMIHAESQECRVRAVSTLLSPKVQPYVNQMILSTNEIKRVTAYEHSFSTNQRTSTYSEKVTIIPGGAKNIYGWHEATRSYHRGNVTTTEHWFNADGGEVLGPPEEESKEEDPKKPSTSKLNPMLLMDKSRKWVISDFSPYSLEDEMVAYFGFEPYENNQIGIPIKGSKTKSWRTVKGKIIKRNFPFTGQHFLQLDRKSTNQPSFFEGIFQPNDQETTYLAACWIRTRTPIILNTAVPYLKAVIHTTSGQKIITLKAQSKYQLGDWNYLELPLDFQVLKQIYRDYINYSTSTPENNVSFKITLRVEAAAGETVDLDHIRFAPITHDFKAAVYHPTIGKPTAIIQANGLVTRTIYNHLQREIASTDEEGQLQEFSSSSRTGKLVPAPQGSMINSKPNVLTFEPEYGSYETFDANSWHSRWKLNNPNAWQIASGKLWHKQPVKHHIEARANLFDGSNAAIRFYFNLQEARSSLWLNWPGTGSIKLTRQSDNFTRLTLPNNHGISALPSAGEIIVMLEQNYLWIWVDAVLLVDQSLAIDRSLSSALTPWSSFLLEAQGNVLVEDCLIMNRPQVTVKYFNEFGEKTQIIQLEDVTTVQVKEMLYDALGREGITTKTTRIKRNAGQSLLSYRPDFVSNANPQNSQSVWQKGMLQGEVNQLNPSDQGFAYKRTEYAPNPLNQEKILGLPGPEYSITGRCASKISEHSDIAFLNNLFPSDEGYRQKAEHTANDSLRINVFDKNNNEVAKYVRVQSFNHLLSTYEYDSENRLVKILPPLYHEKVDSARRTKPWRAGDDHLSANEKQWQDALATRFIYDKYGHLIRKITPDSGTTEYLYNSSGQMRFMISTNTANQTQKIIYYTYDENDQLISTGHINGSMSLTTLNQHLDSAFVPYAENYQKFDYADDHFDPLLRGRVQQYITQNDGEVVVEKLHFDAQQQVLSKKTILNQLEPDPFANIEKQYVNDKLHNLIYPINVDNQPLNLVHSYNRLGQLVGLGTHSDPTHYASFTYHATGQLASEQYQPNTRGTFTRNYNYNSPGFLEQISDPFLTESIAYTEKGYGQVGFGDGMVMQATFNASWPVNADGRWFEVQENALGGNFSALCIKALKRTGYLTDSGQPIKLYNRDAEQTLPLKCGGETARLMAKLVAQKKKPIYYGHRYAYGYHQELVKAKYFTDDTENLSNPLQPDSFSKEISGLTKEHSQHIWDLLSDAGYIITDQQREDKMTAVGKRGDSIFRNNELYDDLQALNDKYTLYDEPIERLIISAISQQKPLAKDDFVATFLHWQELDQSSSKLIYNWQLEIANQIGDMLLTKGYLPTNRNSFTRPLNPKFTSILHNYAAFIPSIVKTLSKHFNYELGKTAFDVQTYDIDANGNHRLFYTGFDRFELAYRTATNQIEKVLKGWTPELNTDNVFPMKHDGDGNVVQALHKNIKQIDYHPVSQRTTRIKLTDDRTLRFYYDAHGERVLKRVFNPDGSVSHETHYLRDEKGRVLMDRQTKYLNGSMQKIVTAYLYGPRGLLGFIRNNNFYSVTTDHSGSVRLVIKDGKVVAAYDYLPYGGLMRSFGNDPQAHIVYRYTGQEWDEETDLYNYHARLYDPSIGRFYQIDPKAQYFSPYIYAGNSPISVVDPDGEFAFLLTCLVLGLIGAYLGGAAANNRWNPVDWDYKDPNTWIGIVGGGIAGGLAPLGAVASVQAIGALVGGSLIAGTVGTIGLGLGGAYLTTAASQGWDPSKWKWDRPGTWSSLFQGFSSGAGIAGGIGVTHSFANGGKAIMYLGNLKALNTIGISQRAVKGIFLAVSYTTAGSVAYIRAGAVNGGNFAFWEWDWTNAATWAGLVDGFDTGMGWPQNIMEMGRGAATLLKNPKRFLFSGQNDLKLTSILKDPKHPLYKATTSVVMAFYMGSAANGDFDITNWNLGDFSTYEGVLNGVFFGKDITKTLKYIRDSKIKQPSNALVPTTKTKGNSWSRNVNNMLDFIQVSRIGGKYQHLVEQAFTISALWLAKLGDQSSSIRKQAENFFKGGVKKWKSGQDRPPRELQRLILAEAIRRVQDNGEMTNWKAENEEILRRKQEVFPEEEDMAFLNCKGGKRLKRSTQGSGGSCSPMSLDLNNNELAQHTKRELIQQFFDSTDYGLPQRSGYINIESSLPKSVNVPGDGNCLFWATALGYLTPVKDNREVFKQRFIKLFDTNENIDAVYKWIQAYNPFGEMNTNPILQDLITNNLRNKVVDYMMNHRGDYEPYIAGEFNAYMDNMKRPNTWGGEHEISAMSEMLDASIKVHSDSVSKYGESSNVIELFHEPLIEGGSTKNHYNFGILMDTTDILHGQTYYFDPGQPVGFAQHLSLILSKTPNVLAPTKSVFYPNLILGSILTLPSNVKKKTVYAKLEDVDVAMHNSGGEYGNIRPNAQILKIYFKDGNNIILKTFVFEPKSYKTIVDGKEKIEQIPSGAYENIKKQLDLKSRYSEAELNAILANPEFRKSDVNKVHIKENIYYISRDRQLSVSERDSANRMVYRTRVLDEFEDFTQELSNKRSGTSRKGTNQLKSYLISLGLDEMAKNANDAESRLSDADLRALRDKMTNTLSKRDFKLIEPAIDRIDLEDVGELLNKISSNKIADVEAGIKEFSEELLKIYNDNAKTFGFDLDSESGFHGFFYGALSLNFKYRYNLDIYVERIAGRGYSDLILLSRDGPEGTKNWRTIPIVVELKADTTSADHATDQTTGTGYLYNLSMRTVAQKAIVLGINSKLGLPANPTAENINSAIKKAITIKQEDIPQSEGFIRKLKDDINGNINYRDVENNIAEEFKHIYYSISPLAIKTKDKHNDQYLSRMILGEITSEKGRDVYVQSDNDLSTFVFKEGNKWVMINLIESSEKVNDKTYKFKNVNIDGKVKLPVLTDGQITNFIRIDVAINSKSKHGWSPSAQKRATFHNSNTNDFYFQAISVKDGDANLQRTEFRKLNSLDTDKFFSSPKVMMDDLSANLIAIKDTINSESDFQAVLQGLFYGLAKKVERERKGMILRVFPEANLSKEGRSDLIISVLEEVPGGQIREESITVMELKYSHGQGTNDLKDANEQVKKYATNLKSVTDLYTFTPIAAVFCKNCQGGTIKFEVHKPQTIHHTSARMGPIGVNMNKISSFKLEESQLLEEINSQAQFLSLEHKRTGSDISDRSDGNPADMKKPKMEDRKKRSIEKEPNNLGTVSSGSSKLHFWPVNLVKKTGAAFASILGAFWLPLDSTYQEDNKPYPQLESFNEPQKPHESSSTGPTLLDLGDQWLNSNNVDGLLTWGTLLARKITGYRPKTTETSSFDPAIGIQLNIRSHELVNIFMERVLEHAEAFGVDVSVILENTKLYTNSIETVCRKLGKEELDIIIDYLFDQIVQKNIKKITLKSSKDQADQFLVSLRKGLPQIKQQFLQAEEVEEQHQANLGSNTDHLKQSMYNNRSVDPVSHIYLHLENICNKSYDFGVKKLI is encoded by the exons ATGTTGGTAGTGATACTATACTCCGTATTACTGGCACCGAATGGAAAAAGGAATCACTACCCTCTGACCAAACAACACCTTTGG AATACTAACGGACAAAAACAAGGTGGACCAATTCAGGAACTAAAACTTCATGCACCTGGTCAGTTAATTAATGAATATCCAGCCTATATTGCTTACCATCAAACGCCGACTATTGTTAAAGTGTTAACTTTCAAGGATGAGCAGACTCTGGGCAAACTCTATGCATTTGATGGTGAACAATTACTTCCGGGAAGTGATATGCAGAATTTAGTAACAGTGGCAAATGCTTCATCAACCACAATGATACACGCAGAATCACAAGAATGTCGAGTAAGAGCTGTTTCAACACTTCTTTCACCAAAAGTTCAGCCATATGTAAACCAAATGATATTATCTACAAATGAAATAAAGCGTGTAACAGCCTATGAACATTCATTCAGTACAAACCAACGTACATCAACCTATAGTGAAAAGGTAACCATAATTCCAGGAGGTGCCAAAAACATTTACGGTTGGCACGAAGCAACAAGATCATATCATCGTGGAAATGTTACTACAACCGAACATTGGTTTAATGCCGATGGTGGAGAAGTCTTAGGACCTCCCGAAGAAGAATCCAAAGAAGAAGACCCTAAAAAACCATCTACTTCCAAACTTAATCCAATGCTATTAATGGATAAAAGTAGAAAATGGGTAATTAGTGATTTCTCACCATACAGCTTGGAAGACGAAATGGTAGCCTATTTTGGATTTGAACCGTATGAAAATAATCAGATTGGTATTCCTATTAAAGGCTCCAAAACAAAATCCTGGCGAAcagttaaaggaaaaattattaaaagaaattttccctttaCAGGCCAACATTTCCTCCAACTTGATAGAAAATCCACAAATCAACCATCTTTTTTTGAAGGAATATTTCAACCAAACGATCAAGAAACTACCTATCTGGCTGCTTGTTGGATACGCACCAGGACACCGATTATCTTAAATACAGCAGTTCCTTATTTAAAAGCTGTGATACACACTACTAGTGGACAAAAGATTATTACCTTAAAAGCTCAATCAAAGTATCAATTAGGCGATTGGAATTACCTGGAATTACCTCTGGATTTTCAAGTATTAAAACAGATCTATCGAGACTATATTAATTATAGTACTTCCACGCCAGAAAACAATGTTAGCTTCAAGATTACTCTACGTGTTGAAGCTGCTGCTGGTGAAACTGTGGACCTAGATCATATTCGTTTCGCACCTATTACACATGATTTCAAAGCAGCCGTTTATCATCCAACAATTGGTAAACCAACAGCGATCATCCAAGCCAATGGTTTAGTAACAAGAACAATTTATAATCATTTACAGCGAGAAATTGCTAGCACAGATGAAGAAGGTCAATTgcaggaattttcttcatctagCAGGACAGGTAAACTAGTACCTGCCCCACAAGGAAGTATGATTAATTCGAAACCAAATGTTCTAACATTTGAGCCTGAATATGGATCCTATGAGACTTTTGATGCTAATTCTTGGCATAGTCgatggaaattaaataatccaAATGCTTGGCAAATTGCTTCAGGTAAATTGTGGCATAAACAGCCTGTAAAACATCATATTGAGGCAAGagcaaatttatttgatgGTTCAAATGCTGCCATTCGATTCTACTTCAATCTGCAAGAAGCACGATCATCTTTATGGTTAAATTGGCCAGGAACAGGCAGTATAAAGTTGACACGACAATCAGATAATTTTACTAGGCTAACTTTACCAAATAATCATGGAATCAGTGCACTGCCATCGGCAGGTGAAATAATTGTTATGCTTGAGCAGAATTATCTCTGGATATGGGTAGATGCTGTATTACTAGTAGATCAATCATTAGCAATTGATAGATCATTGTCAAGTGCCTTAACTCCATGGTCATCCTTTTTGCTAGAAGCACAAGGAAATGTCTTAGTTGAAGATTGTTTAATAATGAATCGCCCTCAAGTcactgtaaaatattttaatgaatttggtGAGAAAACTCAGATTATTCAATTGGAAGACGTTACAACAGTTCAGGTGAAAGAGATGCTCTATGATGCATTAGGACGTGAAGGTATTACTACCAAAACAACACGCATTAAACGCAATGCAGGCCAATCACTCTTATCCTACAGACCAGATTTTGTTAGCAATGCAAATCCCCAAAATTCACAATCTGTCTGGCAAAAGGGCATGCTGCAAGGAGAGGTCAATCAATTAAATCCTTCTGATCAAGGATTTGCCTACAAGCGTACTGAATATGCCCCTAATCCattaaatcaagaaaaaatcctcgGATTACCTGGTCCTGAATATTCCATAACAGGACGATGTGCCTCAAAAATAAGTGAACATTCAGACATAGCTTtccttaataatttattcccATCAGATGAAGGATATCGTCAAAAAGCCGAACATACCGCAAATGATAGTTTGAGAATTAAtgtttttgacaaaaataacAATGAAGTGGCTAAATATGTTCGCGTACAGAGCTTCAATCACCTCCTAAGTACCTATGAGTATGATTCAGAAAATCGTTTAGTAAAAATCCTACCACCACTCTATCATGAGAAAGTAGATAGTGCTCGAAGAACAAAACCTTGGCGAGCAGGAGATGATCATCTTTCTGCCAATGAAAAGCAATGGCAAGATGCTCTAGCAACGCGATTTATTTATGATAAATACGGTCATTTAATACGCAAAATTACACCTGATAGTGGAACCACGGAGTACCTCTATAATTCCTCAGGTCAAATGCGTTTTATGATTTCCACAAATACCGCCAATCAAAcgcagaaaataatttactatACCTACGATGAAAATGATCAGTTAATCAGTACCGGACATATTAATGGATCAATGTCTCTTACAACATTAAATCAACATTTGGACAGTGCATTTGTACCCTATGCTGAAAACTACCAAAAATTTGACTATGCTGATGATCATTTTGACCCTCTATTGCGGGGGCGTGTTCAACAGTACATCACGCAAAATGATGGTGAAGTAGttgttgaaaaattacattttgatgCTCAGCAACAAGTTCTGTCTAAGAAAACTATCCTAAACCAACTAGAACCTGATCCATTTGCCAACATTGAAAAACAATATGTAAATgataaattgcataatttgATATATCCAATAAATGTTGATAATCAACCGTTGAATTTAGTGCATAGCTACAACAGACTTGGCCAGTTAGTTGGGCTAGGTACGCATAGTGATCCAACGCATTATGCCAGTTTTACCTACCATGCTACTGGCCAACTGGCTAGTGAGCAATATCAACCTAATACACGCGGCACCTTTACCCGTAACTACAATTACAATTCACCTGGATTCCTAGAGCAGATATCAGATCCTTTCCTTACCGAAAGTATTGCCTACACAGAAAAAGGCTACGGTCAAGTTGGATTTGGCGATGGGATGGTTATGCAAGCTACTTTCAATGCTAGTTGGCCAGTAAATGCTGACGGTAGATGGTTTGAAGTACAAGAAAATGCTTTGGGAGGAAATTTCTCAGCATTATGTATTAAAGCTCTAAAGCGTACTGGCTATCTCACCGACAGTGGTCAACCTATTAAATTGTACAACCGTGATGCTGAACAAACCCTACCTTTGAAATGTGGCGGGGAAACTGCTCGCCTAATGGCCAAACTTGTagctcaaaagaaaaagccAATTTACTACGGTCATCGCTATGCTTATGGTTATCATCAGGAATTAGTTAAAGCCAAATATTTTACTGATGATACTGAAAACTTATCGAATCCCTTGCAACCAGATTCATTctctaaagaaatttctgGTTTAACGAAAGAACATTCGCAACATATTTGGGATTTACTATCAGATGCAGGATACATCATTACTGATCAACAACGTGAAGACAAAATGACCGCAGTTGGGAAACGCGGTGATTCTATATTTCGGAATAATGAACTATACGATGATCTTCAAGCTCTTAATGATAAATATACGCTCTATGATGAACCAATTGAACGATTAATTATATCTGCAATTAGTCAGCAAAAACCTTTAGCTAAAGATGATTTTGTAGCAACATTTTTGCATTGGCAAGAACTCGATCAATCTTCATCTAAGCTTATTTACAATTGGCAACTAGAAATAGCAAATCAAATTGGTGATATGCTTCTCACAAAAGGTTATCTGCCAACGAATCGAAATAGTTTTACACGCCCTCTAAACCCCAAATTCACCAGCATTTTACATAACTATGCTGCATTCATACCCAGCATTGTAAAAACTCtctcaaaacattttaattatgaaTTGGGAAAAACAGCATTTGATGTACAAACTTATGATATTGATGCTAATGGTAATCATCGTCTTTTCTACACTGGTTTCGATCGCTTTGAGCTTGCCTATCGCACTGCTACTAATCAGattgagaaagttttaaaGGGATGGACTCCAGAATTGAATACAGACAATGTTTTCCCCATGAAACATGATGGAGATGGGAATGTGGTTCAAGCTCttcataaaaacattaaacaaaTTGACTACCATCCAGTATCACAACGCACTACACGCATTAAGCTAACAGATGATAGGACTTTACGCTTTTACTACGACGCCCATGGTGAGAGAGTCTTGAAGCGAGTATTCAATCCCGATGGCAGTGTTAGTCATGAGACTCACTACCTTCGCGATGAAAAGGGAAGAGTTCTTATGGACAGACAAACTAAATATCTAAATGgttcaatgcaaaaaattgtTACAGCCTACCTCTATGGCCCAAGAGGccttttgggatttattcggaataataatttttacagtGTAACAACTGATCATTCGGGTTCAGTACGATTAGTTATTAAAGATGGTAAAGTTGTTGCAGCTTATGATTATCTCCCATATGGTGGACTTATGCGCTCCTTTGGTAATGATCCACAAGCACATATTGTATACCGCTATACAGGTCAAGAATGGGATGAAGAAACAGATCTATATAACTATCATGCTAGACTCTATGATCCCAGCATTGGTCGCTTTTACCAAATTGACCCGAAAGCTCAATACTTCAGCCCATATATTTATGCTGGAAATTCACCTATTTCTGTCGTTGATCCCGATGGAGAATTTGCTTTCCTATTAACTTGTCTTGTGCTAGGTCTTATTGGGGCTTATCTAGGCGGAGCAGCTGCTAATAATCGTTGGAATCCTGTAGATTGGGACTACAAGGATCCTAACACTTGGATAGGTATAGTAGGGGGTGGAATTGCTGGTGGTCTAGCACCACTAGGAGCTGTAGCTTCAGTTCAGGCAATTGGAGCCTTAGTTGGGGGGAGTCTTATTGCTGGGACAGTCGGTACTATTGGACTTGGACTTGGGGGTGCTTACTTAACAACAGCTGCTAGCCAAGGGTGGGATCCGTCTAAATGGAAGTGGGATCGTCCAGGTACATGGAGTAGTCTATTTCAAGGATTCAGCAGTGGTGCAGGAATAGCTGGTGGCATAGGAGTAACGCATAGCTTTGCAAATGGTGGTAAAGCAATAATGTATCTTGGTAATTTAAAAGCACTAAATACCATTGGTATCAGTCAACGTGCTGTCAAGGGGATTTTCCTAGCTGTTAGTTATACAACTGCAGGTAGTGTAGCATATATTCGCGCGGGGGCAGTTAATGGGGGtaattttgctttttgggAATGGGATTGGACTAATGCAGCAACATGGGCTGGTTTAGTTGATGGCTTTGATACGGGAATGGGATGGCCACAGAATATTATGGAAATGGGACGTGGTGCTGCAACATTACTAAAGAATCCCAAAAGATTCCTCTTTTCAGgacaaaatgatttaaaattgacaTCAATTCTTAAGGATCCGAAGCATCCTCTCTATAAAGCAACAACTAGTGTTGTTATGGCATTCTACATGGGTAGTGCAGCCAATGGGGATTTTGATATTACTAACTGGAACTTAGGTGACTTTTCCACCTATGAAGGAGTGCTAAATGGGGTATTCTTTGGTAAAGATATAACCAAgacattaaaatatattcgtgattctaaaattaaacaacCTTCAAATGCATTGGTACCTACTACCAAAACTAAAGGAAATTCTTGGTCTAGAAATGTGAACAATATGCTGGATTTTATCCAGGTATCTCGTATAGGTGGAAAGTATCAGCATTTGGTGGAACAGGCATTTACTATAAGTGCCCTCTGGTTAGCTAAGTTAGGTGATCAATCGTCTTCTATAAGGAAACAAGCTGAAAACTTCTTCAAAGGAGGTgtgaaaaaatggaaaagtggACAAGACCGTCCTCCAAGAGAATTACAACGACTTATATTGGCTGAAGCCATACGGAGAGTCCAAGACAATGGCGAAATGACAAATTGGAAGGCTGAGAATGAAGAAATACTGAGAAGGAAACAAGAGGTGTTCCCTGAGGAAGAAGACATGGCGTTCCTCAATTGCAAAGGTGGAAAACGTTTAAAGCGTTCGACACAAGGCTCAGGAGGTTCTTGCTCACCTATGTCGTTAGATTTGAATAATAACGAATTGGCTCAACATACTAAACGAGAGTtaattcagcaatttttcGATAGTACGGATTATGGACTACCACAGAGGAGTGGATACATTAACATTGAAAGCAGTCTCCCTAAATCCGTAAATGTTCCTGGAGACGGTAATTGCTTATTCTGGGCTACAGCCTTGGGTTACTTAACACCTGTTAAGGATAATCGTGAAGTATTTAAGCagagatttataaaattattcgaTACAAATGAAAATATCGATGCAGTTTATAAATGGATTCAAGCCTATAATCCTTTTGGAGAAATGAATACAAACCCTATTCTGCAGGATCTTATTACCAATAATTTACGCAATAAGGTGGTTGATTACATGATGAATCATAGAGGTGACTATGAACCGTACATCGCAGGAGAATTCAATGCGTACATGGATAATATGAAAAGACCAAATACATGGGGAGGTGAGCATGAAATATCTGCAATGAGTGAGATGTTGGATGCATCAATTAAGGTACATAGTGATTCTGTTTCCAAATATGGCGAAAGTAGTAATGTTATAGAACTATTTCATGAGCCCTTAATTGAAGGAGGTAGTACCAAAAATCACTACAATTTTGGAATCTTAATGGATACAACGGATATACTGCACGGTCAGACCTATTACTTTGATCCAGGTCAGCCTGTAGGTTTTGCCCAGCATCTTAGCTTAATCCTGAGCAAAACTCCAAATGTTCTTGCGCCAACTAAATCAGTGTTTTATCCTAATCTTATCCTAGGATCAATTCTAACACTACCTTCCAATGTCAAGAAGAAGACTGTTTATGCTAAACTCGAAGATGTTGATGTTGCAATGCACAACTCCGGTGGAGAATACGGCAATATCCGACCTAATGCtcaaatcttgaaaatttacTTCAAGGATGGAAACAATATAATCCTTAAAACATTCGTTTTTGAACCCAAATCATACAAAACTATTGtagatggaaaagaaaagattgaaCAAATACCAAGTGGAGCATATGAAAATATCAAGAAGCAACTTGATCTTAAGAGTAGGTACAGTGAGGCTGAATTGAATGCAATTCTAGCTAATCCGGAATTTAGGAAATCCGACGTCAATAAGGTTCATATTAAGGAAAACATCTATTACATCAGCAGAGATCGTCAGTTATCTGTCTCAGAGAGAGATTCTGCAAATAGAATGGTATACAGAACCAGAGTGTTGGAtgaatttgaagattttacgCAGGAGTTAAGTAACAAACGCTCTGGAACGAGCAGGAAGGGCACAAATCAACTTAAGAGCTACTTAATAAGTTTAGGTTTAGATGAAAtggcaaaaaatgcaaatgatgCAGAATCGAGATTATCTGATGCAGATTTACGTGCTCTAAGGGACAAAATGACAAATACCCTCTCAAAACGTGACTTTAAACTTATAGAACCCGCAATTGATAGGATAGATTTAGAAGACGTAGGTGAGttgctaaataaaatttctagcAATAAAATTGCTGACGTTGAAGCCGGAATCAAAGAATTCTCTGAAGAACTACTAAAAATCTACAATGATAATGCCAAAACATTTGGTTTTGATTTAGATTCAGAATCGGGCTTTCATGGATTTTTCTACGGTGCCCTATCCCTTAACTTTAAATACCGCTATAACTTGGATATATACGTAGAACGAATCGCCGGAAGGGGCTATTCagatttaattcttctttcacGTGATGGCCCAGAAGGGACTAAAAATTGGCGCACAATTCCAATTGTGGTAGAACTCAAAGCTGATACAACTTCTGCTGATCATGCAACTGATCAAACAACTGGAACTGGGTACCTGTACAATCTTAGCATGAGAACTGTAGCACAGAAAGCAATTGTTCTTGGAATTAATTCCAAACTTGGCTTACCTGCAAATCCCACtgcagaaaatattaatagtGCAATTAAGAAGGCAATTACGATAAAACAAGAAGATATACCACAATCAGAAGGATTTATTCGAAAATTAAAAGACGATATTAACGGAAATATCAACTATCGAGACGTTGAAAATAACATTGCTGAAGAATTTAAGCATATTTATTACTCAATTTCACCCCTTGCAATTAAAACTAAAGACAAACACAACGATCAGTACCTTAGCCGTATGATTTTAGGTGAAATAACATCGGAGAAGGGGAGAGATGTTTACGTTCAAAGTGATAATGATTTAAGTACATTTGTTTTCAAAGAAGGAAATAAATGGGTTATGATAAATCTCATTGAGAGTAGTGAAAAGGTGAATGATAAAAcgtataaattcaaaaatgttaATATTGATGGTAAAGTTAAGTTGCCTGTACTAACTGATGGACAAATTACTAATTTCATTAGAATAGACGtagcaataaattcaaagtctAAACACGGTTGGTCACCTAGTGCCCAAAAACGAGCAACTTTCCACAATAGCAATACAAATGATTTCTACTTCCAAGCTATATCCGTAAAAGATGGTGATGCCAATTTACAGAGAACCGAATTTAGAAAACTAAATTCTCTAGATACGgacaaattcttttcttccccAAAAGTCATGATGGATGACCTATCGGCAAATTTAATTGCCATCAAAGACACTATTAATAGTGAAAGTGATTTTCAAGCTGTACTACAGGGCCTATTTTATGGCCTTGCCAAGAAGGTTGAACGTGAAAGGAAAGGAATGATCCTTAGGGTATTCCCGGAAGCAAATCTCTCCAAAGAGGGTAGGAGTGATCTCATAATCTCAGTCTTAGAAGAGGTACCTGGAGGACAAATACGCGAAGAGAGTATTACGGTGATGGAACTCAAGTACTCCCACGGACAGGGTACAAATGACTTGAAGGATGCAAATGAGCAAGTCAAGAAATATGcaactaatttaaaatcagTTACTGACCTCTACACGTTCACACCTATTGCAGCAGTTTTCTGCAAAAACTGTCAAGGGGGTACAATTAAATTTGAAGTACACAAACCCCAAACAATTCATCATACTTCAGCAAGAATGGGTCCAATTGGGGttaatatgaataaaatttctagTTTCAAATTGGAAGAAAGTCAActtttagaagaaataaattcccaaGCGCAATTCCTAAGTCTAGAACACAAGCGCACAGGTTCTGATATCTCTGATAGATCTGACGGTAATCCCGCAGATATGAAGAAGCCTAAGATGGAGGACAGAAAAAAGAGATCAATTGAAAAGGAACCAAATAATTTGGGTACTGTGTCTTCAGGAAGTAGCAAATTGCACTTCTGGCCTGTAAACTTGGTCAAGAAAACAGGAGCAGCCTTTGCATCCATCTTAGGTGCTTTCTGGCTACCATTAGATTCAACATACCAAGAAGATAATAAGCCTTACCCACAATTAGAATCATTCAATGAACCCCAAAAGCCTCACGAAAGTTCGTCAACAGGTCCTACTCTACTAGACTTGGGTGATCAATGGTTAAATAGCAACAATGTTGATGGGCTTCTCACCTGGGGCACATTGTTGGCAAGAAAAATTACAGGATATCGTCCTAAAACAACCGAAACATCGTCTTTTGATCCAGCAATAGGTATACAATTGAACATAAGATCACACGAATTAGTCAATATATTCATGGAAAGAGTTCTAGAACATGCTGAGGCTTTTGGAGTAGATGTATCTGTTATCCTTGAAAACactaaattatatacaaattcCATAGAAACAGTTTGTAGAAAACTAGGAAAAGAAGAACTAGATATCATCATAGATTACTTATTTGATCAAATAGTTcagaaaaatatcaagaaaatcacattaaaaTCCTCAAAAGATCAAGCAGATCAATTCTTAGTTAGTTTAAGAAAAGGTCTTCCGCAAATTAAGCAGCAGTTCTTACAAGCTGAAGAAGTTGAAGAGCAGCATCAGGCAAATCTAGGATCTAATACTGATCATTTGAAACAATCTATGTACAATAACCGATCAGTAGATCCCGTCTCTcatatttatttgcatttggAGAATATTTGCAACAAAAGCTACGATTTCggagtaaaaaaattaatataa